The Mycobacterium haemophilum DSM 44634 sequence CCAGCCGGCTAGGCGTTCGGCAAGGATTCGGTTGGCCGCGGATTCCAACTCCCCCGATTCCATGGTCAGGACTCTTCCCATTTCCGCGTCAGTCCAGGCATGGAGGGCGACCAAGTCGGCGTTACGCCAGGACGCCTCGTCGAACGCGATGGCGGTGGCCAACTCCGAGACCGGCGAACCGTCAACGCCGACAAGTACCGATGACCCCATGGGTTGCGGCAGTGAAGCCAGTTCACTAGGCATCACCGCGACCGGACAGCGGGCATGGTGGACCAACGCGGAGCTGACCGATCCGAGTAGAGCGCGGCGCCAGGTACTTTGGCCGCGAGACCCAACCACCACCATCTCAGCGTCCGTGGATTGCTCGACAAGCGTCGCCGCGGGTGCCGAGACAAACACTTCAGCGTTGATCTTGAGGCTGCCGTGGCCCGCGGCGCTATCTTCGGCGACCTTGATTGCATCGTTAAGCATCTGCCGGGCGTCTTCTTCCCGCTGTTCGACGAACTCGGCC is a genomic window containing:
- a CDS encoding universal stress protein; its protein translation is MRRSLPHSGILVGVDGSPSSVAAVRWAAHEATMRNSPLTLVHVVTAPPVLGAPVLVSPAAPIPAEFVEQREEDARQMLNDAIKVAEDSAAGHGSLKINAEVFVSAPAATLVEQSTDAEMVVVGSRGQSTWRRALLGSVSSALVHHARCPVAVMPSELASLPQPMGSSVLVGVDGSPVSELATAIAFDEASWRNADLVALHAWTDAEMGRVLTMESGELESAANRILAERLAGWQERYPDVTVHRLVVWDHPARHLLDRARWAQLVVVGSHGRGGFTGMLLGSVSMAVVHAARVPVIVARRR